A part of Elusimicrobiota bacterium genomic DNA contains:
- a CDS encoding phosphatidate cytidylyltransferase yields the protein MLLPRVLTAAVGIPLLLYLIHAGGLAWAGFTAAVCILCVYEYGLILAAGGRPVQRWVLLLCAAALALSVALGGPSQAVLTAVTAAILLREMFSRVHSLERLAFTLLGALLLGWMPAHLALIRDLRPDGEKLTYMLFATVWLMDTAAYFGGHAFGRHKLALGLSPKKTWEGAVAGFIFAVGAMYLLQRLLAPAGLGPRGALAMGALIGVCGQLSDLAESLVKRAVGAKDSGNLLPGHGGVMDRFDSFILAAPAVYYFLTLK from the coding sequence GTGCTGCTGCCGCGGGTCCTGACGGCCGCGGTCGGCATCCCGCTGCTGCTCTATCTCATCCACGCGGGCGGCCTCGCCTGGGCGGGCTTCACCGCCGCCGTCTGCATCCTGTGCGTCTATGAATACGGGCTCATCCTGGCCGCGGGCGGGCGGCCGGTGCAGCGCTGGGTGCTGCTCTTGTGCGCAGCGGCCCTGGCGCTCAGCGTGGCTTTGGGCGGGCCGAGCCAGGCCGTCCTGACCGCGGTGACGGCCGCCATCCTCCTGCGCGAGATGTTCAGCCGGGTGCACTCTTTGGAGCGGCTCGCCTTCACGCTCCTCGGCGCGCTGCTCCTGGGCTGGATGCCGGCGCATCTGGCCCTCATCCGCGACTTGCGGCCGGACGGGGAGAAGCTGACCTACATGCTTTTTGCGACGGTCTGGCTCATGGACACCGCGGCCTACTTCGGAGGCCATGCCTTCGGCCGCCACAAGTTGGCCCTGGGCCTGAGCCCGAAGAAGACCTGGGAAGGGGCCGTGGCGGGCTTCATCTTCGCCGTGGGCGCGATGTATCTGCTGCAGCGTCTGCTGGCTCCGGCGGGCTTGGGTCCGCGCGGGGCCCTGGCCATGGGCGCGCTCATCGGCGTCTGCGGCCAGCTCTCGGACCTGGCCGAGTCCTTGGTCAAGCGCGCCGTCGGGGCCAAGGACTCCGGCAATCTGCTTCCCGGCCACGGCGGGGTCATGGACCGGTTCGACTCCTTCATCCTGGCCGCCCCGGCCGTCTACTACTTCCTGACGCTCAAGTAG
- the rpmH gene encoding 50S ribosomal protein L34 — protein sequence MQPTYKPHRLKRARRIGFRARMSTAGGRAVLSRRRAKGRRTLVDA from the coding sequence ATGCAACCGACATATAAGCCCCATAGACTCAAGCGTGCCCGGAGGATCGGGTTCCGCGCCCGCATGTCCACAGCCGGAGGCCGGGCGGTGCTCAGCCGCCGCCGCGCCAAGGGCCGCCGCACCTTGGTCGACGCCTGA
- the yidD gene encoding membrane protein insertion efficiency factor YidD — protein sequence MKPLVLAALAIYQKAGRALLPPSCRFHPSCSDYAREAVLAHGCGRGLWLTLRRLARCHPFHPGGLDPVPPTQLPI from the coding sequence GTGAAGCCTCTGGTCCTGGCGGCGCTGGCCATCTACCAGAAGGCGGGGCGCGCCTTGCTGCCGCCATCCTGCCGCTTCCATCCCAGCTGCTCGGATTACGCCCGCGAGGCCGTGCTCGCGCACGGCTGCGGGCGCGGCCTGTGGCTGACACTCAGACGTCTGGCGCGCTGCCACCCCTTCCATCCCGGAGGCCTCGACCCCGTTCCTCCCACCCAACTCCCGATAT
- the pyrH gene encoding UMP kinase, with protein MPKTRRVLLKLSGESLGGRATRGIDSESLLRIAAQVKRAWSQGIQIGVVVGGGNIWRGALDRGHAIGRVTADYMGMLATVINALALQDALEDLGVQTRVQTAIEISKLAEAYIRRRAIRHLEKGRVVIFAGGTGNPYFTTDTAAALRAVEIEADVLLKATQVDGVYDDDPRTNPKAKRLVRVTFMEAIRRRLRVMDATALTLCMENRMPIAVFDVAVPGNIAQAAAGKKVGTWITE; from the coding sequence ATGCCCAAGACCCGGCGAGTCCTGCTCAAGCTCTCGGGGGAATCCCTGGGCGGACGGGCCACGCGCGGCATCGACTCGGAGTCCTTGCTGCGCATCGCGGCCCAGGTCAAGCGCGCCTGGTCCCAGGGCATCCAGATCGGCGTGGTGGTGGGCGGCGGCAACATCTGGCGCGGCGCCCTGGACCGGGGCCACGCCATCGGCCGCGTCACGGCCGACTACATGGGGATGCTCGCCACCGTCATCAACGCGCTGGCCCTGCAGGACGCCCTGGAGGACCTGGGCGTGCAGACCCGGGTGCAGACCGCCATCGAGATCTCCAAGCTCGCCGAGGCCTACATCCGCCGGCGAGCCATCCGGCATCTGGAGAAGGGGCGCGTGGTCATCTTCGCGGGCGGGACGGGCAACCCTTACTTCACCACGGACACGGCTGCGGCCCTGCGCGCGGTGGAGATCGAGGCGGACGTGCTCCTCAAGGCGACGCAGGTCGATGGGGTCTACGATGACGACCCCCGGACCAACCCCAAGGCCAAGCGGCTGGTGCGCGTCACCTTCATGGAGGCCATCCGGCGCCGGCTGCGCGTCATGGACGCGACGGCGCTGACGCTGTGCATGGAGAACCGCATGCCGATCGCGGTCTTCGACGTGGCCGTCCCGGGCAACATCGCCCAGGCGGCGGCCGGCAAGAAAGTCGGAACCTGGATAACGGAGTAA
- the frr gene encoding ribosome recycling factor: MPITEAINGVVGKMEEAMKERITRLSRDFSALRTGRANPMLLEGVKVEYYGQMVPLKQVAAVSVPEARTMEVRPWDPTVLKALEKALSQADLGSAPQNDGKLIRINLPQMNEDRRKEMVKVVKKMGEESKVGLRGDRHEALEKLKKAQKAKEMSEDDLKLMEAKVQKSIDAFSKQVDEVVAGKEKEITTV, translated from the coding sequence ATGCCGATCACCGAAGCGATCAACGGAGTCGTGGGCAAGATGGAAGAGGCCATGAAGGAGCGCATCACCCGGCTGAGCCGGGACTTCTCGGCCCTGCGCACCGGCCGCGCCAACCCGATGCTCCTGGAGGGCGTCAAGGTCGAGTACTACGGCCAGATGGTGCCCTTGAAGCAGGTGGCCGCGGTCTCGGTGCCCGAGGCGCGTACCATGGAAGTCCGGCCCTGGGACCCCACGGTCCTCAAGGCCCTGGAGAAGGCGCTTTCCCAGGCGGACTTGGGCAGCGCGCCCCAGAACGACGGCAAGCTCATCCGGATCAACCTGCCCCAGATGAACGAAGACCGGCGCAAGGAAATGGTCAAGGTCGTCAAGAAGATGGGCGAGGAATCCAAGGTCGGACTGCGCGGCGACCGCCACGAGGCGCTGGAGAAGCTCAAGAAGGCGCAGAAGGCCAAGGAGATGAGCGAGGACGACCTCAAGCTCATGGAAGCCAAGGTCCAGAAGTCCATCGACGCGTTCTCCAAGCAGGTCGACGAGGTCGTCGCCGGCAAGGAAAAGGAAATCACGACGGTCTAG
- the recO gene encoding DNA repair protein RecO yields the protein MILNDNAVVLRRGDSGEYGRWAVLLSEGHGLLPVRFAGVNRPAGKLKALSEPMVWGEYRLFFSGRSPAVHVTGGRLASSFPGIRAELSRTLTGLTLCEMTWRLAAERVPSPAKYRLLCRALCLLDQGASPWLETAFGLKLLEAAGYSLRELPLPPAQAPLWRSLHESALEGLGDLPWEAEAGGRFLQVVHDHVEAHAERPLRSLEVARSLELFAARSRRAKESVPC from the coding sequence ATGATACTCAACGACAACGCCGTCGTGCTGCGGCGGGGCGACTCGGGCGAATACGGCCGCTGGGCCGTGCTCCTGAGCGAGGGGCACGGCCTGCTGCCGGTGCGCTTCGCCGGCGTCAACCGGCCGGCGGGCAAGCTCAAGGCCCTTTCCGAGCCCATGGTCTGGGGCGAGTACCGCCTCTTCTTCAGCGGACGCTCGCCGGCGGTGCATGTGACGGGCGGCCGCCTGGCGTCGAGCTTCCCGGGCATCCGCGCCGAACTCTCCCGCACCCTGACCGGGCTGACGCTCTGCGAGATGACCTGGCGGCTGGCGGCCGAGCGCGTGCCCAGCCCGGCCAAATACCGTCTGCTCTGCCGGGCGCTCTGCCTCCTGGACCAGGGAGCCAGCCCCTGGCTGGAGACGGCCTTCGGGCTCAAGCTCCTCGAAGCCGCAGGCTACAGCCTGCGCGAGCTGCCCTTGCCGCCCGCGCAGGCCCCGCTCTGGCGCAGCCTGCACGAGTCCGCCCTGGAAGGGCTCGGCGACTTGCCGTGGGAGGCCGAGGCCGGCGGCCGCTTCCTGCAGGTGGTGCACGACCATGTGGAGGCGCACGCGGAGCGGCCGCTGCGTTCTCTCGAGGTGGCGCGGAGCCTGGAGCTCTTCGCCGCGAGATCCCGTCGCGCAAAGGAGTCCGTCCCATGCTGA
- a CDS encoding isoprenyl transferase — MKTTSASSLDRSRLPRHLAIIMDGNGRWAKAKGLPRLAGHKAGVDTVREMVKACSELKIPILTLYAFSTENWARPQDEVTDLMGLLAFALRREADMLHKNDVRLSAIGHLEGLPQSVRSELERAIERLKDNTGLHLNLALNYGARQEIVDAVNRLIAEGRKSISAEELSGALYTAGIPDPDLVIRTSGEMRVSNFMLWQIAYSELYVTPVFWPDFSREHLYAALAEYQRRERRFGRL; from the coding sequence TTGAAGACCACATCGGCCTCGTCTCTCGACCGCTCCCGCCTGCCCCGGCACCTGGCCATCATCATGGACGGCAACGGCCGTTGGGCCAAGGCCAAGGGCCTGCCCCGGCTGGCCGGGCACAAGGCCGGGGTGGATACCGTACGCGAGATGGTCAAGGCCTGCTCCGAACTGAAGATCCCGATCTTGACGCTCTACGCTTTCTCCACCGAGAACTGGGCGCGGCCCCAGGACGAGGTCACGGACCTCATGGGGCTGCTGGCCTTCGCCTTGCGCCGAGAAGCCGACATGCTGCACAAGAACGACGTGCGCCTCAGCGCCATCGGCCACCTTGAGGGCCTGCCCCAGAGCGTGCGCTCCGAGCTCGAACGCGCCATTGAGCGGCTCAAGGACAACACGGGCCTGCACTTGAACCTGGCCCTGAACTACGGGGCGCGCCAGGAGATCGTTGACGCCGTCAACCGCCTCATCGCCGAGGGCCGCAAGTCCATCAGCGCTGAGGAGCTCTCCGGCGCGCTTTACACGGCCGGCATCCCCGACCCGGATCTCGTCATCCGGACTTCGGGCGAGATGCGGGTGTCTAATTTCATGCTCTGGCAGATCGCTTACTCCGAGCTCTATGTGACCCCGGTCTTCTGGCCCGACTTCAGCCGCGAGCATCTTTACGCGGCCTTGGCTGAGTACCAGCGCCGGGAGCGGCGGTTCGGGAGGCTCTGA
- a CDS encoding glycine--tRNA ligase subunit alpha produces MTFQEVILELQRFWAREGCLLIQPYDMEKGAGTFNPATFFGALGSKPTAAAYVEPCRRPGDGRYGDNPNRLGKYFQFQVLLKPAPADITDLYVRSLKALGLDSSKHDLRWIEDDWESPTLGASGVGWEVWLDGMEITQFTYFQQMGSLPLFPISVEITYGLERIAMYLQKKDNVYDLAYNDAVTYGDLHKEQERQFSTYNFEAADAAMLARHFDDYEKEGERIAALKLPLAAYDCVVRVSHLFNVLEARGAISVTERAQYIARVRGLARKVMNLYLELNEAKAEAAHV; encoded by the coding sequence CTGACATTCCAAGAGGTCATCCTCGAGCTGCAGAGGTTCTGGGCGCGCGAAGGCTGCCTGCTCATCCAGCCCTACGACATGGAGAAGGGCGCCGGCACCTTCAACCCCGCGACTTTCTTCGGGGCCCTGGGCTCCAAGCCCACGGCCGCGGCGTACGTCGAGCCCTGCCGCCGGCCCGGCGACGGCCGCTACGGCGACAACCCCAACCGGCTGGGCAAGTACTTCCAGTTCCAGGTGCTGCTCAAGCCCGCGCCGGCGGACATCACGGACCTCTACGTGCGCTCGCTCAAGGCCTTGGGCCTCGACTCCAGCAAGCACGACCTGCGCTGGATCGAGGACGATTGGGAATCCCCCACCCTGGGCGCCTCGGGGGTGGGCTGGGAGGTCTGGCTCGACGGAATGGAGATCACCCAATTCACCTATTTCCAGCAGATGGGCTCGCTGCCGCTGTTCCCCATCTCGGTCGAGATCACTTACGGCCTCGAGCGCATCGCCATGTACCTGCAGAAGAAGGACAACGTCTACGACCTCGCCTACAACGACGCGGTGACCTACGGCGACCTTCATAAGGAGCAGGAGCGGCAGTTCTCCACCTACAACTTCGAGGCGGCCGACGCCGCCATGCTCGCGCGGCACTTCGACGACTACGAAAAGGAGGGCGAGCGCATCGCGGCCCTGAAGCTCCCGTTGGCCGCCTACGACTGCGTGGTGCGCGTCTCGCACCTGTTCAACGTGCTCGAGGCGCGCGGCGCCATCTCGGTGACGGAGCGGGCCCAGTACATCGCCCGGGTGCGGGGCCTGGCCAGGAAGGTCATGAACCTCTATCTGGAGCTCAACGAAGCCAAAGCGGAGGCCGCCCATGTCTAA
- the tsf gene encoding translation elongation factor Ts translates to MITMTPEEMSRLIRDLREKTGAGMTACKKALEAADWKLDAALTALRKQGQADMAKRSARATKEGAVAHKVLGKSGAIIELNCETDFVARTDEFKALAQSLADKACAGEIKQPSDAAPLVEAVQAKMRENMTLRRLERFSLSGEGVVAGYIHLGAKNGALIEIATPDAAVAANPAVAELAKELLLQIVGFNAKYLRREEVPAEEIAKEKEIHTETLRKEGKPEAAIPKIVEGKINKLFYQTFCLLEQMSARDGKTPIASIIKDASAKAGGELKVVRFARYTLGG, encoded by the coding sequence ATGATCACCATGACCCCCGAAGAGATGAGCCGGCTGATCCGGGATCTGCGCGAGAAGACGGGCGCGGGCATGACGGCCTGCAAGAAAGCCCTGGAGGCCGCCGACTGGAAGCTCGACGCGGCCTTGACCGCACTGCGCAAGCAGGGGCAGGCCGACATGGCCAAGCGCTCCGCGCGAGCGACCAAGGAAGGCGCCGTGGCCCACAAGGTGCTGGGCAAGAGCGGAGCCATCATCGAACTCAACTGCGAGACGGATTTCGTCGCGCGCACGGATGAGTTCAAAGCCCTGGCCCAGTCCCTGGCCGACAAGGCCTGCGCGGGAGAGATCAAGCAGCCCTCCGACGCCGCGCCCTTGGTCGAGGCCGTGCAGGCCAAGATGCGGGAGAACATGACTTTGCGGCGGCTGGAGCGCTTCAGCCTGTCAGGCGAAGGCGTCGTCGCCGGCTACATCCACCTCGGCGCCAAGAACGGCGCCCTCATCGAGATCGCGACGCCGGACGCGGCGGTGGCCGCGAACCCGGCCGTGGCCGAGCTCGCCAAGGAGCTCCTCCTGCAGATCGTGGGCTTCAACGCCAAGTATCTGCGGCGCGAGGAAGTCCCGGCCGAGGAGATCGCCAAGGAGAAGGAGATCCATACGGAGACGCTGCGCAAGGAGGGCAAGCCCGAGGCCGCGATCCCCAAGATCGTGGAGGGCAAGATCAACAAGCTCTTCTACCAGACCTTCTGCCTGCTTGAGCAGATGAGCGCGCGGGACGGCAAGACCCCGATCGCGAGCATCATCAAGGACGCCTCGGCCAAGGCCGGCGGCGAGCTCAAGGTCGTCCGCTTCGCCCGCTACACGCTCGGCGGATAA
- the rnpA gene encoding ribonuclease P protein component encodes MTGARFGPGARLGSRRDFQRVFTDGRKSVGRRLILWCAPPAVRKSVRPAPAELPIPQAPAQARLGLSVPAKVGGAVRRNRLKRLVRECFRLNRGSFEPGDFVVYLRPGCRWEGLADAQRDILDLARQAGVYRP; translated from the coding sequence ATGACTGGTGCGCGTTTCGGACCGGGCGCCCGCCTGGGTTCGCGACGGGACTTCCAGCGCGTGTTCACCGACGGCCGCAAGTCCGTCGGACGGCGCCTCATTCTCTGGTGCGCTCCGCCGGCGGTAAGGAAATCCGTCCGGCCGGCACCTGCGGAACTTCCGATACCGCAGGCGCCAGCCCAGGCCCGGCTGGGACTCAGCGTCCCGGCCAAGGTGGGCGGCGCGGTCCGACGCAACCGTCTCAAGAGGCTGGTCCGGGAATGCTTCCGTCTCAACCGCGGCAGCTTCGAGCCGGGGGATTTCGTCGTCTACCTGCGGCCCGGCTGCCGCTGGGAGGGCCTGGCCGACGCGCAGCGGGACATCCTGGACTTGGCCCGCCAGGCGGGGGTGTACAGGCCGTGA
- a CDS encoding NAD+ synthase, whose translation MRVALAQIDTTVGDIPGNLRRIRDGAARARRAGAQLVVFPEQSLGGYPALDLWEDGDFLRAGEAALKDLARGTGEMALVVGAAVRNPRPVGKPILNAAALLHRGKVAALRGKTLLPTYDVFDERRYFEPASANAPVRFGGLRVGITICEDAWSRAPGESRRLYRTDPVAEQVRAGADILVNLSASPFERGKSALREKLLRAHARRAGKPFLYCNQVGGNDELIFDGHSLVLDGRGRVAARGVSFAEDLVVVDTDALPEAAAAYGLSDIAEVEAALALGIRDYLRKCGMPKAFIGLSGGIDSAVVCALAVKALGPGAVTGVAMPSLYSSPGSVADAEALARSLGIRFLKLPITEAYEAYLRTLGKPFGGGEVGLAEQNIQARIRGNLLMALSNKEGGIVLSTGNKSELSVGYCTLYGDMCGGLAVIADVPKTTVYDLARWINREAEVIPQSSIDKPPSAELRPDQKDQDDLPEYETLDAVLTAYIEERRGAGEISRRGHSGDLVRDVIRRIDRNEYKRRQAAPCLKISPKAFGVGRRMPIARGSF comes from the coding sequence ATGCGCGTCGCCCTCGCCCAGATCGACACCACGGTCGGAGACATCCCGGGCAACCTGCGCCGCATCCGCGACGGCGCGGCCCGCGCGCGCCGCGCCGGCGCGCAGCTCGTGGTGTTCCCGGAGCAGTCTTTGGGCGGCTACCCGGCGCTCGACCTCTGGGAAGACGGGGATTTTCTGCGCGCCGGCGAGGCCGCGCTCAAGGACCTGGCGCGCGGCACGGGCGAGATGGCGCTGGTCGTGGGCGCCGCGGTGCGCAACCCGCGCCCCGTGGGCAAGCCCATCCTCAACGCGGCCGCCCTGCTGCACCGGGGCAAGGTCGCGGCCCTGCGCGGCAAGACTCTGCTGCCGACCTACGACGTCTTCGACGAGCGCCGCTATTTCGAGCCTGCCTCAGCCAACGCCCCGGTGCGCTTCGGCGGGCTGCGCGTCGGCATCACGATCTGCGAGGATGCTTGGAGCCGGGCCCCCGGCGAGTCGCGGCGCCTCTACCGGACGGACCCGGTGGCCGAGCAGGTCCGCGCCGGTGCCGACATCCTGGTCAACCTCTCGGCCTCGCCTTTCGAGAGGGGCAAGAGCGCCCTGCGCGAGAAGCTCCTGCGCGCGCATGCCCGGCGCGCGGGCAAGCCGTTCTTGTACTGCAACCAGGTGGGAGGCAACGACGAGCTCATCTTCGACGGGCACAGCCTGGTCTTGGACGGCCGCGGCCGGGTGGCGGCGCGCGGCGTGTCCTTCGCCGAGGACTTGGTGGTGGTGGACACCGACGCCTTGCCCGAGGCCGCCGCTGCCTACGGCCTTTCCGACATCGCCGAGGTCGAGGCGGCCCTGGCGCTGGGCATCCGCGACTACCTGCGCAAATGCGGGATGCCCAAGGCCTTCATCGGCCTCTCCGGGGGCATCGACTCGGCCGTGGTCTGCGCTCTGGCGGTGAAGGCCCTGGGGCCGGGAGCGGTGACGGGCGTGGCCATGCCTTCCCTGTATTCCTCGCCGGGCAGCGTGGCTGACGCCGAGGCCTTGGCCCGAAGCCTGGGCATCCGGTTCCTGAAGCTGCCCATCACCGAGGCCTACGAAGCCTACCTGCGCACCTTGGGCAAGCCGTTCGGAGGCGGCGAAGTGGGGCTGGCCGAGCAGAACATCCAGGCGCGCATCCGGGGCAACCTGCTGATGGCCTTGTCCAACAAGGAGGGGGGCATCGTCCTGTCCACGGGCAACAAGTCCGAGCTTTCCGTGGGCTACTGCACGCTCTACGGCGACATGTGCGGGGGCTTGGCGGTGATCGCGGACGTGCCCAAGACCACGGTCTACGATCTGGCGCGCTGGATCAACCGCGAAGCTGAGGTGATCCCGCAGAGCTCCATCGACAAACCGCCGTCGGCGGAGTTGCGGCCCGACCAGAAGGACCAGGACGACCTGCCGGAGTACGAGACGCTCGACGCGGTGCTGACAGCCTACATCGAGGAGCGCCGGGGCGCGGGGGAGATCTCCCGGCGGGGGCACTCGGGAGACCTGGTGCGCGACGTGATCCGCCGCATCGACCGCAACGAGTACAAGCGGCGCCAGGCCGCGCCCTGCCTCAAGATCTCGCCCAAGGCCTTCGGGGTGGGCAGGCGGATGCCTATTGCGCGGGGAAGCTTCTAG
- a CDS encoding type II toxin-antitoxin system Phd/YefM family antitoxin produces MRFINTVTLKNDTNKVIRMVVSSQEPAIVTQHGHPAVAIVPIRETDLVLKHEKTYIKAIGQGLKDIKKGRTGSLKPFLKRVYTPG; encoded by the coding sequence ATGAGATTCATAAACACCGTCACCCTAAAGAACGACACCAACAAGGTCATCCGGATGGTCGTCTCCTCCCAAGAGCCCGCCATCGTGACCCAGCACGGCCACCCCGCCGTCGCCATCGTTCCCATTAGGGAGACCGACTTGGTGCTCAAGCACGAAAAAACCTACATCAAGGCCATCGGCCAGGGGCTCAAGGACATCAAGAAAGGACGCACCGGCTCTCTCAAACCATTTTTAAAACGCGTCTACACGCCCGGCTGA
- the glyS gene encoding glycine--tRNA ligase subunit beta — protein MSKDLLLEIGTEPMPARFVAPALSQLLEKSQAALKANRLGYAGAQTLGTLRRLAVCVRGVEEKSSALEKEVQGPPARLLKDAQGRFTPQAEGFARKQGVAPEALETVTTPKGEFLLARVHIPGESALKILARILPEVITSLEFPKSLEWEESRLRFGRPIRSLTALFGKSVVPFRLAGVSSGRKIAGLPGHGHRPVTLSGGAEYHDKLRDLLVLVDPDERRQSLLKRLEKAAEEAGGRLDLEGGLLEETVYMTEHPVPVVGRFREEFLRLPAPLLKMVLKKQLKFFPLLGPQGLISSFVGVRDGVSDGQAAVREGFERVLTARLSDAAFFLGRDEKTTLEAKLPMLARVTYQNKLGSMAEKAERVKALAAWMCAELRRRDMPLNDDAVGAIAALAYADLVCETVKEFPELQGTMGGHYARHDGLDERAALGIEEFYFPVAAKSPVPVTLEGAAASLSGKLDSLAGSFAAGVVPTGSADPFGLRRQATGSLRILLEKQLPLDLGAAVDAALQSLRGRLKLAAEDERRIAAELLDFIWVRAQHLFEEQGFRVDEIRSVREGGLRHLPNTYLRLSAIHGVRQNPEFEPLAAVFKRAANILKQAALRKDAVPESGPERSALKEPAEIALMDSLDRVSGEMEEHLTAGRYDHCLRSVVSLKPRLDEFFEKVMVMVDDPALKAARLALLARLVRLIRRVADLSEIQGPDKQDPH, from the coding sequence ATGTCTAAGGATCTCCTGCTCGAGATCGGCACCGAGCCGATGCCGGCCCGCTTCGTGGCGCCGGCCCTGTCTCAATTGCTGGAGAAGTCCCAGGCGGCGCTAAAGGCGAACCGTCTGGGCTACGCCGGCGCCCAGACTCTGGGCACGCTGCGCCGCTTGGCGGTCTGCGTCCGCGGCGTGGAGGAGAAGTCCTCCGCGCTGGAGAAGGAGGTGCAGGGCCCGCCGGCGCGTCTGCTCAAGGACGCGCAGGGCCGCTTCACGCCCCAGGCCGAAGGCTTCGCGCGCAAGCAGGGCGTGGCGCCCGAGGCTCTGGAGACCGTGACCACGCCCAAGGGCGAGTTCCTCCTGGCGCGGGTCCACATACCGGGAGAGTCGGCGCTCAAGATCCTGGCCCGCATCCTGCCCGAAGTCATCACGTCTTTGGAGTTCCCCAAGTCCTTGGAATGGGAGGAGTCGCGCCTGCGCTTTGGGCGGCCGATCCGTAGCCTGACGGCCCTTTTCGGCAAGAGCGTGGTCCCGTTCCGGCTGGCCGGGGTGAGCAGCGGGCGCAAGATCGCCGGCCTGCCCGGGCACGGCCACAGGCCGGTCACCTTGTCGGGCGGCGCCGAATACCACGACAAGCTGCGCGACCTGCTGGTGCTGGTGGACCCCGATGAGCGGCGCCAGTCCCTCCTCAAGCGGCTCGAGAAGGCGGCAGAGGAGGCGGGCGGGCGGCTCGACCTGGAGGGCGGACTCTTGGAGGAGACGGTCTACATGACCGAGCACCCGGTGCCGGTGGTGGGACGCTTCCGGGAGGAGTTCCTGCGCCTGCCCGCGCCGCTGCTGAAGATGGTCTTGAAGAAGCAGCTCAAGTTCTTCCCCTTGCTCGGCCCCCAGGGCCTCATCTCCTCCTTCGTGGGGGTGCGCGACGGCGTCTCCGATGGGCAGGCAGCGGTGCGGGAAGGCTTCGAGCGGGTGCTGACCGCGCGCCTCAGCGACGCGGCCTTCTTCCTCGGTCGCGACGAGAAGACCACGCTGGAGGCCAAGCTCCCGATGCTTGCGCGCGTGACCTATCAGAACAAGCTCGGCTCCATGGCGGAGAAGGCGGAGCGCGTCAAAGCCCTGGCCGCGTGGATGTGCGCGGAACTGCGGCGCCGGGACATGCCCTTGAACGATGACGCGGTCGGCGCTATCGCGGCCCTGGCCTACGCGGACCTGGTCTGCGAGACGGTCAAGGAGTTCCCGGAGCTGCAGGGCACCATGGGCGGCCATTATGCCCGGCACGACGGCCTCGACGAGCGCGCGGCCCTGGGCATCGAGGAATTCTACTTCCCGGTGGCGGCGAAGTCTCCGGTCCCGGTCACGCTGGAAGGCGCCGCAGCCTCCTTGTCGGGCAAGCTCGACAGCCTGGCCGGCAGCTTCGCGGCCGGAGTCGTGCCCACCGGCAGCGCGGATCCCTTCGGCCTGCGCCGGCAAGCCACGGGCTCTTTGCGCATCCTTCTGGAGAAGCAGCTTCCTCTGGACCTGGGCGCCGCGGTCGACGCGGCGTTGCAGAGCCTGCGGGGCCGCCTCAAGCTCGCGGCCGAGGACGAGCGCCGCATCGCCGCCGAGCTGCTCGATTTCATCTGGGTGCGGGCCCAGCACCTTTTCGAGGAACAGGGCTTCCGGGTCGATGAGATCCGCTCGGTGCGGGAAGGCGGCCTGCGCCACCTGCCCAATACCTATCTGCGCCTGAGCGCCATCCATGGCGTGCGGCAGAACCCGGAGTTCGAGCCGTTGGCCGCGGTGTTCAAGCGCGCGGCCAACATCCTCAAGCAGGCCGCTCTGCGCAAGGATGCGGTGCCCGAGAGCGGCCCGGAGCGCTCAGCCCTCAAGGAGCCGGCCGAGATCGCGCTGATGGATTCCCTGGACCGCGTCAGCGGCGAGATGGAGGAGCATCTGACGGCCGGGCGCTACGACCACTGCCTGCGCAGCGTGGTGAGTCTCAAGCCTCGGCTCGACGAATTCTTCGAGAAGGTCATGGTCATGGTCGACGACCCGGCTTTGAAGGCCGCGCGCCTGGCGCTGCTGGCGAGGCTGGTGCGGCTCATCAGGCGGGTCGCGGACCTCTCCGAGATCCAGGGTCCCGATAAGCAGGACCCCCACTAG
- a CDS encoding helix-turn-helix transcriptional regulator: protein MGRQLWYLRIRQHLTQGQLAHKAGITQARLSRIEAGADFNWSTISAIFAALGYEPILLPGPLGRVREARPYRKPWRKTRERETASGGETAYLSVRK from the coding sequence TTGGGCCGACAGCTGTGGTATCTGAGGATCCGCCAGCATCTCACCCAGGGCCAGCTTGCGCACAAGGCCGGCATCACCCAAGCCCGGCTCTCCCGCATCGAGGCTGGGGCGGACTTCAACTGGAGCACCATCTCTGCGATCTTCGCAGCCCTGGGCTACGAACCCATCTTGCTACCGGGCCCGCTTGGCCGAGTCCGGGAGGCCCGGCCCTACCGCAAGCCGTGGCGCAAGACGCGGGAGAGGGAGACCGCCAGTGGGGGAGAAACGGCCTACTTGAGCGTCAGGAAGTAG